CCATGTGGAAGCGACGCTGAAGAATGGTGTTCTCTCTATTGATGTGCCAAAGGCGCAGGTTGCGGCTACTGGGAAGCGTATTGATGTTAAGTAGTTATTGCTGTGGTAATGATGCGTTTCGGTATATGACGGAAAGTGCCCTTTGTATATTCAGTATTGCTTGGTAACTTTGTACATATTTAATGTTGTTCAAACATGAACGCTTTTGGTTAATGTACAAGATTCTGTCCTTCAATAATGGGCCTGTTTCCAGTATTGACTTCATATGGAATTCTCAAATTACCGAACCATATTGGATCTTATAAATCCTCAGAATCCGATATCAACTTTCAAGGCTCGCCATATGGCAGGGATTCCAGTGCTTCAGGGGTTCTCTATATAGTGGTAAGTCCTACTCACTAATGTTAGGATCCCAAATTCCATCCAAGGCCAGCTGAGCCGGTTGCCCGTGTACGCCCACGTTCGTAATCGATCCTCCTGGAGCAAGAAGCCTCTGGAACAGCCCGAATGTCCCGGGGTACCCGACAGCCCCAGTAGCTGAGTCTAGTCCATGATCTCTTGATAGTGTATCCAGCTTTTTGATGGCCCCCTTGTCCATGAGATTGGCCGTCTCATCAGCTGTTAGAACGTCAGCCCTTAGAATGTACAGGTCGGTCCCGCACATGGTTGTATGTAGCACCTTGACTACGGCGTCGGTTGGTGACTGGATAGTCGGTATTGGGCGGTTCTGCAGCTCGCATC
This sequence is a window from Aspergillus puulaauensis MK2 DNA, chromosome 6, nearly complete sequence. Protein-coding genes within it:
- a CDS encoding uncharacterized protein (InterPro:IPR036291;~antiSMASH:Cluster_6.5), with product MKAPVYQGKQMRAAEPPNTDYPVTNRRRSQADETANLMDKGAIKKLDTLSRDHGLDSATGAVGYPGTFGLFQRLLAPGGSITNVGVHGQPAQLALDGIWDPNISE